GGCTGGTCGGCCTGACCGTAGGCAATGCTTGCAGCGTTGCCCGGTCGGGCCGACCCCTTGCGGCCTCGATCATGGCGGCTCCTCGTTGGTGTTTGGTGCGTGCCCTGCGCGGGCGGCGGCTAGGGGCCTGCCCCTAGCAACCCCGCCATGGGGCGATGCCCCCTTGGAACCCCAATTTGAGGCGTTCCTATGCTGCTCACTGGCTGCTGGCATTCGTGCATATGGCCATCAAAACATCACCGGCACCTTCGCCGCATGGGCCGGGTGGGTAGGGCTGGCTCCGCCCAATTCTTCTAAGATGCTCGCGCCCCTTCACATCTTCGCGCCTTCGCAGTTCAAGAATCTTGGTGCCTTGGTGTCTTGGTGGTAAATGGTTTCCTTCCCCTTCGTGTCTCCGAGCCTTCGTGGTAGAGGGTTCTCCCCATCCTATTGGGCTAGATGGCTCATCCTTTTGGAGTACCCATACCCCGCCATTTGACGGATGCCGCGACTCGTGGTATTCTCCCGCAACCTTGCAACCCGGCTGTTGCGAGGGCATCCACGACAGATAATGAACCCATGGAGGTTGCATGGAGCGACCGCGCGCGGTACCTGATCGACGCGCCCACGTTCGGCGCGTTCACCCTCAGCCCACGTATCGGCTGAACAAATCTCTTGCCCTCTCGCTGCTCTTCGTCCTCGCACTGCTTCCCTTCTTCCCCTCCGTTGCCCACGCTGCGCCGGTGCTCTGGCTCCCCACGCCAGTTGGCGAGCGCTGGAAGATCTTGCAGGGCTATGGCTGCGGCAGCCACAATAGCTGGGACCGCTACGCCCTCGATCTGGTGAGCGAGGAGGGCCGCACCCGTGGCGCGCCGGTGCGCGCCGCCGCCGCTGGCACGGTGTTCGTGTGGGAGGGCGGCAGCGGCACGCTGATCATCGATCACGGCGGCGGCTTCTACACCCAGTACACCCATATGTCCAAGGCGCTGGTGCGCCCAGGGGCCAGCGTGCGCCAGGGCGATGAGATCGGCAAGGCGGGCGACCGAGGCTCACCCGGCACGCCGCACCTGCACTTCCACGCCTTCACGGCCACGGGCGCGTGGGCCAAGAACCGCCAGACCGTGCCGCTGAGCTTCGCCGAGGGCTACGACCTGCCCGACATCGGCGGGTGCAGCCAGCACCAGGGCAAGGAGCTAGTGGCCAGCGGCGAGGCCGCCAAGCCCGGCACGATCAGCTTCAGCAGCGACGCCCAGCCCAACCGCTGGTACCGCGACGATATGAAGATCGCCTTCCAGGGCGACGCGCTGGATGCGGGCTTCCGCGTGGGCTGGGATGCCGAGCCAAACGGCGATCAGCCCGAGCACACCGACAGCCCGGGCGGCGAGGCGCAGCTGGCATCGAGCGGCGAGGGCCTGCACACGCTGTATGTGCGCGGCTGGGATGAGCGCGGCCAGCAGGTGGTGGCGAGCTTCGGGCCGGTGGGCTTCGACCGCACCGCGCCAGCGCCAGGAGCGCCGGTGGAGAGCCAGACGGTGGCGGCCAGCGCCGAGGGCGCGGTGGTGCGCTGGGGCGCGGCCAGCGATGGCGGCTCGGGCGTGGCGGGCTACCGCATCTACCTAGGGCCAGATCCGGCTGGCACA
The sequence above is a segment of the Chloroflexia bacterium SDU3-3 genome. Coding sequences within it:
- a CDS encoding peptidoglycan DD-metalloendopeptidase family protein; this encodes MERPRAVPDRRAHVRRVHPQPTYRLNKSLALSLLFVLALLPFFPSVAHAAPVLWLPTPVGERWKILQGYGCGSHNSWDRYALDLVSEEGRTRGAPVRAAAAGTVFVWEGGSGTLIIDHGGGFYTQYTHMSKALVRPGASVRQGDEIGKAGDRGSPGTPHLHFHAFTATGAWAKNRQTVPLSFAEGYDLPDIGGCSQHQGKELVASGEAAKPGTISFSSDAQPNRWYRDDMKIAFQGDALDAGFRVGWDAEPNGDQPEHTDSPGGEAQLASSGEGLHTLYVRGWDERGQQVVASFGPVGFDRTAPAPGAPVESQTVAASAEGAVVRWGAASDGGSGVAGYRIYLGPDPAGTSEWYVTAPEAEAPALAPGSYTLRIQALDAADNASDWVTVGTVVAQ